The Bombus pascuorum chromosome 9, iyBomPasc1.1, whole genome shotgun sequence genome has a window encoding:
- the LOC132910338 gene encoding uncharacterized protein LOC132910338 — MESKRGCCAPTFSSISPSAGNEPQSNRYQTINPVTECCSLKKCKYAKSQVETEFCNTQRLLDRIRHLKKSVQELECAQQQIRPRVTERKDAPCQTQDSLRSDVNDFREILDSCIKEMTKLKRFFDDENFWWKIFKKRNFNCCEQKLPHLHGYLDGTMVTLKILEEKIEAKDGFATSTPIKSGSSSHSAKPPAQKRKYREQDGDEVEGRPRKYVDASANTEKIDDSYQDRNPVICNKHQDNPGSLKAKKEDAEVYQEQHDSGEPQKSKDNHVVDTTMRLSRNWYTKNTMDVENMERPSVTFNSENMAKRSIIAADISTSMDILPNAQHRTIRPSIKNLKNVMERNFSVRSSFTKEQKGKIKKQQGNH; from the exons ATG GAATCAAAACGAGGATGCTGCGCGCCTACTTTCTCTTCGATTTCCCCTTCGGCCGGCAATGAACCACAGAGCAATCGTTATCAGACGATCAATCCAGTAACAGAATGCTGCAGCCTGAAGAAGTGTAAGTACGCGAAATCGCAAGTGGAGACGGAATTTTGCAACACACAGAGATTGCTCGACAGGATTCGACACTTGAAGAAAAGTGTTCAGGAGCTAGAATGTGCTCAGCAACAAATTAGAcca agaGTTACTGAGAGGAAAGATGCTCCTTGTCAAACGCAAGATTCATTACGATCGGATGTAAATGATTTTCGAGAAATCTTAGACAGTTGTATCAAAGAAATGACGAAGCTGAAAAGATTTTTCGACGACGAAAATTTCTGGTGGAAGATATtcaagaaacgaaatttcaactgTTGCGAACAGAAATTACCACATTTGCATGGTTACTTAGATGGAACTATGGTTACTTTGAAGATATTGGAGGAAAAGATcgaa GCGAAAGATGGTTTCGCTACTTCAACACCGATAAAATCAGGTTCTTCGTCACATTCGGCTAAACCACCCGCTCAGAAAAGAAAGTATAGGGAGCAAGACGGAGATGAGGTTGAGGGACGTCCTAGAAAATATGTAGATGCGTCCGCGAATActgaaaa GATTGACGACTCTTACCAAGATAGAAATCCCGTCATTTGTAATAAACATCAAGACAATCCAGGAAGTTTGAAAGCAAAGAAAGAGGATGCAGAGGTCTATCAAGAGCAACATGATTCAGGGGAACCACAAAAGTCAAAAGATAATCACGTGGTTGATACTACAA TGAGATTATCTAGAAATTGGTATACTAAGAATACCATGGATGTTGAAAATATGGAGAGACCATCGGTTACATTTAACAGCGAGAATATGGCGAAAAGATCAATTATTGCTGCTGATATCAGCACATCGATGGATATACTACCg aACGCGCAACATAGGACTATAAGACCTTCGATTAAAAACTTAAAGAACGTAatggaaagaaacttttcagtcAGAAGTTCCTTTACGAAAGAGCAGAAAGGAAAGATTAAGAAACAACAAGGAAACCATTAA